Part of the Paenibacillus aurantius genome, TCCGATTGCCGGGATGAGCCATCCCGACAAAAACTTTTACGCCGTGCAGTTCCACCCGGAGGTTCGTCATTCCGTTTACGGAAACGAGCTGATTCATAATTTCCTCTACCAGATCTGCAAATGCGAAGGCAACTGGAGCATGGAAACGTTCATCGAGGACCAGATCCGGGAAATCCGCGAGCAGGTCGGGGACAAAAAGGTTCTCTGCGCTTTGAGCGGCGGGGTCGATTCCTCGGTGGTGGCGATGCTGATCCATAAAGCGATCGGCGACCAGCTCACCTGCATGTTCATCGACCACGGCCTTCTTCGCAAGGGCGAAGCCGAGAGCGTTATGGAAACCTTCGTCGGCAAGTTCGACATGAAGGTCGTGAAGATCGATGCCCAGAGACGGTTCCTGGACAAGCTGGCCGGCGTGGACGATCCGGAGAAGAAGCGGAAGATCATCGGCAACGAGTTCATCCGGGTGTTCGAGGAAGAATCGACGCAGTTTGACGATTTTGACTTCCTGGCACAAGGTACGCTGTACACCGATATCATCGAAAGCGGAACGGCTACGGCCCAGACGATCAAGTCCCACCACAACGTGGGCGGTCTGCCGGAGGACATGAAGTTCAAGCTCGTGGAGCCGCTGAAGGCCTTGTTCAAGGACGAAGTGCGCAAGGTCGGAGAAGAATGCGGCCTGCCGGAAGCGATCGTCTGGAGACAGCCGTTCCCGGGACCGGGACTTGCGATCCGCGTACTCGGGGAAGTAACAGAGGACAAGCTGACCATCGTCCGCGATTCCGACTACATCCTCCGCGAGGAAATTGCCAACGCCGGGCTCGACCGGGAGATTTGGCAGTACTTTACCGCCCTGCCGAACATGAAGAGCGTCGGCGTTATGGGGGATGCCCGCACCTATTCCTACACGGTCGGCATCCGGGCGGTAACCTCCATTGACGGCATGACCGCCGACTGGGCCCG contains:
- the guaA gene encoding glutamine-hydrolyzing GMP synthase, which produces MIKPNELIVVLDFGGQYNQLIARRIRDLGVYSELLPFNTPAEEIRALQPKGIVFSGGPSSVYAENAPHVDPGVYELGIPILGICYGMQLMAHQLKGKVSRAEKREYGKALVDFSEICLLSNGLERQQQVWMSHGDMVSELPEGFVVTASTLHAPIAGMSHPDKNFYAVQFHPEVRHSVYGNELIHNFLYQICKCEGNWSMETFIEDQIREIREQVGDKKVLCALSGGVDSSVVAMLIHKAIGDQLTCMFIDHGLLRKGEAESVMETFVGKFDMKVVKIDAQRRFLDKLAGVDDPEKKRKIIGNEFIRVFEEESTQFDDFDFLAQGTLYTDIIESGTATAQTIKSHHNVGGLPEDMKFKLVEPLKALFKDEVRKVGEECGLPEAIVWRQPFPGPGLAIRVLGEVTEDKLTIVRDSDYILREEIANAGLDREIWQYFTALPNMKSVGVMGDARTYSYTVGIRAVTSIDGMTADWARIPWDVLEKISVRIVNEVDNVNRVVYDITSKPPATIEWE